In Pannonibacter sp. XCT-53, the sequence TCCCAGACCACGATGTCGGCATCGGCGCCGACGAGGATCGCCCCCTTCTTCGGGTAGATGTTGAGGATCTTGGCGATGTTGGTCGAGGTGACGGCGACGAACTCGTTCATCGTCAGCCGCCCGGTCGCCACGCCGTGGGTCCACAGCATCGGCATGCGGTCCTCAAGGCCGCCGGTGCCGTTCGGGATCTTCGTGAAGTCGCCGTAGCCGGTCCGCTTCTGTGCCGTGGTGAAGGCGCAATGGTCGGTCGCCACCACCTGCAGCGACCCCGAGGACAGGCCGGCCCAGAGGCTGTCCTGGTGCTGCTTGTTGCGGAAGGGCGGGGACATGACGCGGCGGGCGGCGTGATCCCAGTCGGGGTGGGCGTACTCGGCCTCGTCCAGCGTCAGGTGCTGGATCAGCGGTTCGCCATAGACGCGCATGCCCTTGGCGCGGGCCCGGCGCACCGCCTCGTGGCCCTGCTCGCAGGACAGGTGCACGATGTAGAGCGGCACGCCCGCCATGTCGGCAATCATGATGGCGCGGTTGGCTGCCTCGCCCTCGACCTCTGCGGGCCGCGAATAGGCATGGGCCTCGGGGCCGGTGTTGCCCTCCGCCAGAAGCTTGGCCTGCATCTGGGCCACCACGTCGCCGTTCTCGGCATGGACCATGGCAAGCGCCCCGAGCTCGGCACAGCGCTGGAACGAGGAGAACATCTCGTCGTCATCCACCATCAGCGCGCCCTTGTAGGCCATGAAGTGCTTGAAGGAATTGATGCCCTTCTGGCGGACGACGGTCTCCATGTCGTTGAACACCTGCTCGCCCCACCAGGTGATCGCCATGTGGAAGGAGTAGTCCGCCGTCGCGCGGCTGGTCTTGTTGTGCCACATGGACAGCGCGTCGAGCAGCGACTGGCCGGGGGAGGGCAGGCAGAAATCGACCACCATGGTGGTGCCGCCGGCAAGCCCGGCGCGGGTGCCGCTTTCAAAGTCATCGGCCGAATAGGTGCCCATGAAGGGCATCTCGAGGTGGACATGCGGATCAATGCCGCCCGGCATGACGTAGCAGCCGGTCGCGTCCAGCACCTTGTCGCCGGAGAGGCCCTTGCCGATCTCGACGATCCTGCCGCCCTCGACCTTCACGTCGGCTTCGTAAGTCAGGTCAGCGGTCACCACGGTGCCGCCCTTGATCACAGTGCTTGCCATGTCTGTTCCCCTTTGCAGTTGCGCGATGCTCCGCGACCCTTGTTCTTTTTTGGTTCCTCGGCTCTCCGGTCCCGGGTCTCGTTTCCCTCGCCCGGGATGACGAAAACTGCATTCCTTGATCTTGAGGACCTAACGCCGCTCACCCAACCACTTCCGCCGTCTCCAGCACCGCATGCAGAAGCACGTCGCAGCCGGCGCCGGCCCAGTCCTTCGAGATCTCTTCCGCCTCGTTGTGTGACAGGCCGCCGACGCAAGGGCACATGATCATGGTGGCGGGGGCGACCTTGGCCGCCCAGCAGGCGTCGTGGCCCGCGCCGGAAATCAGGTTCATGTGGCTGTAGCCGAGCCGCTCGGCGGCCGCGCGCACGCTGGCGACGAGCTTCGGATCGAAGGTCACCGGATCGAAATGACCGACGGCCTCCACCGCACAGCCGACGCCAAGTGCCTCGCAGATTTCGGCGGCTTCTTTTTCGATGCGGGCGCGCATGGCGTTGAGCTTGGCGAGATCCGGCGTGCGGATGTCGACCGTGAAGACGACCTTGCCCGGCAGCACGTTGCGCGAGTTGGGCGAGAAGTTCACCTGGCCGACGCCGCCGACCGCGCCGGGCTGGTTCTCCATCGCCACGGTCTGGACCATTTCCATGATCCGCGCCATGGCCAGTCCGGCATTTACGCGCAGGTTCATCGGTGTGGAGCCGGTGTGCGCCTCGCGGCCCGTCAGCGTGAACTCCAGCCACCACAGGCCCTGGCAATGGGTGACGACGCCGATCTGCTTGGTCTCGGCCTCCAGGATCGGGCCCTGCTCGATGTGCAGCTCGAAATAGGCGTGCATCTTGCGCGCGCCCACCTCTTCCTCGCCGACCCAGCCGATGCGCTTCAGCTCCTCGCCGTAGGTCTTGCCGTCCGGGTCCTTGCGGCCATAGGCGTAGTCCAGGCTGTGCACGCCGGCGAAGACGCCGGACGCGAGCATGGCGGGGGCAAAGCGCGCGCCTTCCTCGTTGGCCCAGTTGGTAACGACGATCGGGTGCTTCGTCCTGATGCCGAGGTCGTTCAGCGTGCGCACCACCTCAAGGCCGGCCAGAACACCGAGAACGCCGTCGTACTTGCCGCCGGTCGGCTGGGTGTCGAGATGGGAGCCGACATAGACGGGCAGGGCGTCCGGATCGGTGCCCGGGCGGGTCAGGAACATCGTCCCCATCCTGTCGACGCCCATCGTCAGGCCGGCGTCCTCGCACCAGGACTGGAACAGCCTGCGGCCTTCGGCATCCGCATCAGTCAGGGTCTGGCGGTTGTTGCCGCCCGCGATCCCCGGTCCGATCTTTGCCATGTCCATCAGGCTGTCCCAGAGCCGGTCCGGGTTGATCCTGAGGTTCTGTCCGAGTGCTGCCATGATGCCGTTTCCCTGAACCCTTGTCCCGTTGTCCGCGTTGTCCCGCCCTCAGTCGAGGCTGGGGAAGGTGAAGACCGCGCCGTCCTTGATGCCGGCCGGCCAGCGGGTGGTGACCGTCTTCATGCGCGTGTTGAAGCGCACGCCTTCCGGCCCGTAGATCGAGTGATCGCCGAACAGCGACCGCTTCCAGCCGCCGAAGGAGAAATAGGCCACCGGAACCGGGATCGGCACGTTGATGCCGACCATGCCTACCTCGATCCGGTCGGCAAAGGCCCGGGCCGCGTCGCCGTCACGGGTGAAGATCGCGGTGCCGTTGCCGTATTCATGCTCGTTGATCAGCGTCAGGGCTTCCTCGTAGCCCTTGGCCCGGACGACCGAGAGCACCGGACCGAAGATCTCTTCCTTGTAGATCGTCATGTCCTTTGTCACGCGGTCGAACAGGGTGCCGCCGACAAAATAGCCGTTCTCGTAGCCCTGCAGGCTGAAGCCGCGGCCATCGACCAGCAGCTTGGCGCCTTCCTTGACGCCCTGGTCGATGTAGCGCAGCACCTTGCGCTTGTGCGCCTCGGTGATCACCGGGCCCATGTCGGCCGACTTGTCCGTGGCCGGACCGATCTTCAGCGCCTCGACGCGGGGGATGAGCTTTTCAACCAGCGCGTCCGCCGTCTTCTCGCCGATCGGAACCGCGACGGAGATGGCCATGCAGCGCTCGCCGGCCGAGCCATAGCCCGCGCCCATCAGCGCGTCGGCCGCCTGGTCCATGTCCGCATCCGGCATGATGATCATGTGGTTCTTGGCCCCGCCAAGCGCCTGCACGCGCTTTCCATGGGCGGTGCCGGTCGAATAGACGTATTCGGCAATCGGCGTGGAGCCAACGAAGGAGATCGCCTTCACGTCCGGGTGCTTGAGGAGCACGTCGACCGCTTCCTTGTCGCCATGCACGACATTGAGCACGCCCTCGGGGAAGCCCGCCTGCCGGAACAGGTCGTAGACGAACATGACTGCAGAGGGATCGCGCTCCGACGGCTTCAGGATGAACGTGTTCCCGCAGGCGACCGAGATCGGGTACATCCACAGCGGCACCATGGCGGGGAAGTTGAACGGCGTGATGCCGGCCACGACACCGAGCGGCTGGCGGTCACAATAGCTGTCGATGGCCGGGCCGACGTTGCGGGCAAACTCGCCCTTCAGAAGATGCGGGATGCCGCAGGCGAACTCCACCACCTCGATGCCGCGCGCCACTTCACCGAGCGCGTCGTCGTGGGTCTTGCCATGTTCGGCGGAAATCGCGCGGGCAATGGCATCGGTGTTTTCGGTGAGCAGTTCCTTGAAGCGGAACATGAAGCGGGCGCGCTTCAGCGGCGGCGTGTCGCGCCAGGCCGGGAAGGCGGCCTTGGCCACCGCAATGGCATCCGCCACTTCGGCCGCCGACGACAGCCCCAGCTCGGCCACCTGTTCGCCCGTCGCCGGGTTGAACACCGGCGCGACGCGCCCGGAATTCGACACGACTTCGCGACCGCCGATGGCGTTGTTGATCTTCTTCATGGTCTGGATCCCCGGACTGTCCCTGGCGGACTTGTTGTCTTTTGTCTGGAAGGGCCCGCGCGTCTGCGCGCGGGCCGACAGGTGCCGTGTCAGATGTTGCTCTGAAGCACGGTGCGCAGCTTGCCGAACAGCTCGTCGATCTGCGCCTTGGAAATGATCAGCGGCGGCGACAGGGCAATGATGTCGCCGGTGGTGCGGATCAGGAGGCCGTCCTCATAGGCCTTGAGGAAGGCCGAGAACGCCCGCTTGGTCGGCTCGCCGGCAATCGGCTCCAGCTCGATGGCGCCGATCAGGCCAAGATTGCGCACGTCGATGACCTTCGGGCAGTCCTTGAGCGAATGCACCGCATCTTCCCAGTAGGAGGCAAGCTCCGAAGCCCGGGTGAGCAGGCCTTCTTCCTCGTAGGTGTCGAGCGTGCCGAGGGCGGCGGCGCAGGCCACCGGATGGGCCGAATAGGTGTAGCCGTGGAACAGCTCGATCATGTGTTCCGGGCCGGTCATGAAGGCATCGTAGATCTTGCTGCTGCAGAACACCGCGCCCATCGGGATCACGCCGGAGGTGATGCCCTTGGCCGTGGTGATGAGATCCGGCACCACGTCGAAATACTCGGTCGCAAAGCCGGTGCCGAGGCGCCCGAAGCCGGTGATGACCTCGTCGAAGATCAGGAGGATGCCGTGCTGGTCGCAGATCTCGCGCAGGCGCTTCAGATAGCCCTTCGGCGGGATCAGCACGCCGGTCGAGCCGGCCACCGGTTCGACGATGACGGCGGCAATGGTCGAGGCGTCATGCAGCTGGATGACCTTGATCAGGTCCTCGGCGAATTCGGCGCCATTGTCCGGCTGGCCGCGGGTGAAGGCGTTGCGGGCCGGGTCATGGGTGTGGCGGATATGGTCGACGCCGCCCAGCATGGTGCCGAAATGCTTGCGGTTGTTGACGATGCCGCCCACCGAGATGCCGCCGAAGCCGACGCCGTGGTAGCCGCGCTCGCGGCCGATGAGGCGCGTGCGCGAGCCCTGGCCGATGGCGCGCTGGTAGGCGATCGCGATCTTCAGCGCCGTGTCGACGCTTTCCGATCCGGAGCCGGTGAAGAACACATGGTCAAGCGGGGAGGGCAGCAGGGCCGCCAGGCGGGCGGCCAGCTCGAAGGCGCGCGGATGGCCCATCTGGAAGGCCGGCGCATAATCCATCTCGGCCACCTGCTTCTGCACCGCCTCGACGATGCGCGGGCGGCCATGGCCGGCGTTGCAGCACCACAGGCCGGCCGTTCCGTCCAGCACCTGGCGGCCGTCGGCGGTGGTGTAATGCATGTCCTTGGCGCCCACGAACATGCGCGGGGCCTTCTTGAACTGCCGGTTGGCAGTGAACGGCATCCAGAAAGCTTCGAGATTGTTCGGAATGGCAGCAGTTGCAGCCGTATCAGACATGGTTCCTCCTTGCCGGCCCATTCCTTGCGGGCCGGTCGTGGCAGCAGCATTCAGCGCACGCGAACGGACCTGGCCGAACGCGGAAAGCATCCGAGCCTAGCAGCGGCGGGAGGACTTGTCCGGTATCGTGTTCAGAATTTCCATGCGTGCTGTTCCCCGCCGGTTCGTACCGCAGGTTTTTCCTGCGTGGCCGACCGGTCATCTCTCTGGAGTGCGCCGTCCCTTGTGTTCCGGATCTTGCGCTTGGTGTTGGACGCTGGCCGGAAACCTGCGCAGTATGGTCCCGCCCCCGAGGGGGGCGAGTCACGCGCAGGAAACCTGACCAAACGGTCAAGATGAAGCCTATGAATACTTGACCAAACGGTCAAGATGATAATTTCATCGGCAAGGTGATTTTACCGGCACGGGCTTGCCGGATTGCGACCCGCGGGGGCGGGGGAAACGGGAGCGGATGGATCGGAAGGTGTCCAGCAGGAGTGCGGCCCGCGCCGAGACCGAACGGCAGATCCTGTCGGCGGCCGAGGCGGTCTTTGCCGAGCATGGCTATCGCGGGGCCACCACCGGCATGATTGCCGAGCGGGCAGGGATCCCCAAGGCCAACCTGCATTACTATTTCGCCACCAAGGAGGCGCTGTACCGCCAGGTGGTGGAGAACATCTTCATGATCTGGCTCGATGCCGCGAACTCCTTCGACGACTGCGAGGACCCGGCCGAGGCGCTGACCCACTACATCACCACCAAGATGGACATTTCCCGCCAGCATCCCATGGGCTCCAAGGTCTGGGCCAACGAGATCCTGCACCGGGCGCCGGTCATCCAGGACTATCTCGAGACCACGCTCAGGGACTGGACGGCCACCCGCATCGCCATCATCGAACGCTGGGTGAGGGAAGGGCGCATGGATCCGGTCGATCCGCGCACGCTGCTCTACATGATCTGGTCGACCACGCAGCACTATGCCGACTTCATCCACCAGATCGAGACCCTGAACGACGGACAGCCCCTGAGCGACGCGCAGTTCGCCGTGGCCCGCGACAACGTGGTGCGGATCATCCTGGCCGGTGTCGGCATCAGGCCGAAGGTCACAGCCGGAGCCGAGGCATGAGCCGCGCCCGCAGCACCCCCGGCACCTCGCCGATCAAGCGCGCGGCCGGCCTGCGCAGCGTTGCAAGCGGCCGCCCGGCATCCGGCGAGACCGACGGCAAGCCGACCCGGATCCAGGAACGCAACCGCGCCCGCATCCTCGAGGCGGGCCTGTCCGAGTTTTCCCGGTTCGGCTTCGGCGGTGCGACAATCGAGAAGATCGCCGCCGGGGCAGGGATGTCGAAATCGAACCTGCTCTACTACTACCCGACCAAGACGGCGATCTACGAGGCCGTGCTGGAGCATATCCTCGACACCTGGCTGGCCCCCTTACGCATGCTGGACGTCACCGGCGACCCGGCGACCGAGCTTGCCGATTACATCCGGCAGAAGCTGAAGATCTCGGCCGAATGGCCTGAAGCCTCTCGGCTTTTTGCCTCCGAGATCCTGCAGGGGGCACCGCAGGTCAAGCCCGTGCTGCAGGGCTCCTTGCGCCAGCTGGTGAGCGAGAAGGCGGCCGTCATCCGCACCTGGACGGAAACCGGCCGGCTCAAGCCGCATGTGGATCCGGTGCATCTGATCTTTCTCATCTGGGCCGCGACCCAGCATTACGCCGACTTCGAGACCCAGATCCTCGCGCTCACGGGCCAGACGCTGAAGGACGAGACCTTCCGGGGGCAGGCGGAAGCCGCGCTGGTGGCCACCATTCTGGGAGGCGTGCTGGCATGAGCGACAGGGAGCCCCCAGGTCCGCCTGTGCCGCCTGTGCCGCCCGGTCCAGCGGCGCCAAGGCCGCTCGAGAGCGCGCCGGAAAGCCGCCGCATCACGATCAAGGGACGACTGCATATCGACGAGCGCGACCTGACCGAAGACTTCGTCCGCGCCTCCGGTCCGGGCGGCCAGAACGTCAACAAGGTCTCGACGGCGGTTCAGTTGCGTTTTCAACTTGACAACAACCGTACGTTGCCGCATGATGTCAAACAACGGGCAGGGGAACTGGCCGGCAGCCGTCTGACGCAGGCCGGGGAAATCCTCATTCAGGCCGACCGATTCCGTACGCGTGAACAAAACCGCGAGGATGCGCTGGCCCGGCTGATCGAGCTTCTCGTCAAGGCCGCGCACCGCGACAAGCCGCGCAAGGCAACCCGGCCGACGCTCGCCTCGAAGAAGCGCCGGGTCGACACCAAGAAACAACGCGGCAGCATCAAGAAGCTCCGAAGCGGCCGCCCGGACAGCGACTGAGCTGATAGGACAGCCGTTCGTGCGACGCGCAGCGCGATTGACCTCAGTCTTGCCTCAGCCAGCCCGTGTCGCCATCTCTGCGTCATCCCGGGCGAGTGCAACGAGACCCGGGACAGGAGCGCCGGGGCTTCAAAAGGAATTCATGAACTCGACGTGGCGCGATCGGTTCAGCGATCTGAACGCGCGAGGCCGAAAAGACCTGGGCTCTCCGGTCCCGGGTCTCCGCTGCGCTGCGCCCGGGATGACGGTGAAAAACCGGGCGCTCGCCCAGGACACTGGCGTCATCGCGGGCGCGTGCAACGAGACGCGGGACCGGAGCGCCGGGGCAGCGCCATGGCAACCGGCGCTGTCTCGCTCGTCCCCAGGCACGAAGATGCCGTGTAGGCCTGCCGCAGCCCTCGTGCGCCTCGTTCAGGGGAGCCTGGCGACGGCATGCGGCCCTATGGCTATGCCTACATCAGAGATTCGCATAAGATATATTATGGAACATATATCGATGGTTTGAAATGGGTGGTTTGAAATCGATGGTTTGATCTGGACACCCTGGTCGGCTTGCGTCCCTGTGCCGGTCAGCCGCAGGTCACGCCTTGCCGGGATGTCTGCTGCGATCGCCCACCAGGACCGCCGCATGCAAGGTCCTCGAGCCGTCTGGATGGCGACGCTTACCCCAAGTCGTCCTCGGCACCGTGCAGAGCCTTGCGCGCAGCATCCAGTCCATGGCCGGCACGGCACAGCGCCGCAAGGTCCTTGCGGTCGCGGTCGCGGCGGTCTGCATCGTTTTCTTCGTGCCAGCCCTTGCGCCACGGACCAAGGCGGCGGCGCTGTGCGTAGCGGCGGGCGGCTGCGGCCGCATCGGTGTCGTCGCGCGCGAGCGTTTCCTCGATGACGCTGCGGCTGACCCCGCGGGCGCTGAGTTTCGCGGTGATCTGGCGGCTGGACGCGCCCTTGCGGCGCAGGCTGGCCGCCTTTGTCTCGGCATAGACCTCGTCATTGACGAGGCCCAAGCGGGCCGCTTTCTTCAGCACGATCTCGACGAGCGGAAGAAACTCGGCCACGTCGCGCTCATGCGCCCGCGCTGCCTTCTCGACGCGCCGTGTCAGCACCCGGCGCAGGTTGGCGAGTGACGTGGCGTAGCGCTCCAGATAGGCCAGCGTGATCCGCGTCAGCCGCTCTTCGGTCGGCACGCGCGGCTTCTTGCGCACGAGGTTTGCAGGGTCGGACATGGCCGCAAGCCTACCGGATTCGTGCCGTGTCTGCCGGGGCGAATACGGACGCCCGCTCAGTGCCCGCCGCCTCCGCCGCCCATGGGCTTCGGCCGTTCAACGAAGAAGATTGCCGCCAGCAGCGACAGGAACAGCAGCGTCAGGATCAGGAACACGTCGATGAAGGACATCAGGAACGCCTGTTTCGTCACCATGCCGCTCAGCGCCTTCAGTGCCGCCGTCCCGGCGCCCTCGCC encodes:
- the hydA gene encoding dihydropyrimidinase, coding for MASTVIKGGTVVTADLTYEADVKVEGGRIVEIGKGLSGDKVLDATGCYVMPGGIDPHVHLEMPFMGTYSADDFESGTRAGLAGGTTMVVDFCLPSPGQSLLDALSMWHNKTSRATADYSFHMAITWWGEQVFNDMETVVRQKGINSFKHFMAYKGALMVDDDEMFSSFQRCAELGALAMVHAENGDVVAQMQAKLLAEGNTGPEAHAYSRPAEVEGEAANRAIMIADMAGVPLYIVHLSCEQGHEAVRRARAKGMRVYGEPLIQHLTLDEAEYAHPDWDHAARRVMSPPFRNKQHQDSLWAGLSSGSLQVVATDHCAFTTAQKRTGYGDFTKIPNGTGGLEDRMPMLWTHGVATGRLTMNEFVAVTSTNIAKILNIYPKKGAILVGADADIVVWDPNREKTISAASQQSSIDYNVFEGQHVKGLPRFTLTRGHVAIEESKVSTREGHGAFVARPPVTAVNKALSTWKELVAPRKVERSGIPVTGV
- a CDS encoding Zn-dependent hydrolase, whose translation is MAALGQNLRINPDRLWDSLMDMAKIGPGIAGGNNRQTLTDADAEGRRLFQSWCEDAGLTMGVDRMGTMFLTRPGTDPDALPVYVGSHLDTQPTGGKYDGVLGVLAGLEVVRTLNDLGIRTKHPIVVTNWANEEGARFAPAMLASGVFAGVHSLDYAYGRKDPDGKTYGEELKRIGWVGEEEVGARKMHAYFELHIEQGPILEAETKQIGVVTHCQGLWWLEFTLTGREAHTGSTPMNLRVNAGLAMARIMEMVQTVAMENQPGAVGGVGQVNFSPNSRNVLPGKVVFTVDIRTPDLAKLNAMRARIEKEAAEICEALGVGCAVEAVGHFDPVTFDPKLVASVRAAAERLGYSHMNLISGAGHDACWAAKVAPATMIMCPCVGGLSHNEAEEISKDWAGAGCDVLLHAVLETAEVVG
- a CDS encoding CoA-acylating methylmalonate-semialdehyde dehydrogenase; this translates as MKKINNAIGGREVVSNSGRVAPVFNPATGEQVAELGLSSAAEVADAIAVAKAAFPAWRDTPPLKRARFMFRFKELLTENTDAIARAISAEHGKTHDDALGEVARGIEVVEFACGIPHLLKGEFARNVGPAIDSYCDRQPLGVVAGITPFNFPAMVPLWMYPISVACGNTFILKPSERDPSAVMFVYDLFRQAGFPEGVLNVVHGDKEAVDVLLKHPDVKAISFVGSTPIAEYVYSTGTAHGKRVQALGGAKNHMIIMPDADMDQAADALMGAGYGSAGERCMAISVAVPIGEKTADALVEKLIPRVEALKIGPATDKSADMGPVITEAHKRKVLRYIDQGVKEGAKLLVDGRGFSLQGYENGYFVGGTLFDRVTKDMTIYKEEIFGPVLSVVRAKGYEEALTLINEHEYGNGTAIFTRDGDAARAFADRIEVGMVGINVPIPVPVAYFSFGGWKRSLFGDHSIYGPEGVRFNTRMKTVTTRWPAGIKDGAVFTFPSLD
- a CDS encoding aspartate aminotransferase family protein, with the protein product MSDTAATAAIPNNLEAFWMPFTANRQFKKAPRMFVGAKDMHYTTADGRQVLDGTAGLWCCNAGHGRPRIVEAVQKQVAEMDYAPAFQMGHPRAFELAARLAALLPSPLDHVFFTGSGSESVDTALKIAIAYQRAIGQGSRTRLIGRERGYHGVGFGGISVGGIVNNRKHFGTMLGGVDHIRHTHDPARNAFTRGQPDNGAEFAEDLIKVIQLHDASTIAAVIVEPVAGSTGVLIPPKGYLKRLREICDQHGILLIFDEVITGFGRLGTGFATEYFDVVPDLITTAKGITSGVIPMGAVFCSSKIYDAFMTGPEHMIELFHGYTYSAHPVACAAALGTLDTYEEEGLLTRASELASYWEDAVHSLKDCPKVIDVRNLGLIGAIELEPIAGEPTKRAFSAFLKAYEDGLLIRTTGDIIALSPPLIISKAQIDELFGKLRTVLQSNI
- a CDS encoding TetR/AcrR family transcriptional regulator, with amino-acid sequence MSSRSAARAETERQILSAAEAVFAEHGYRGATTGMIAERAGIPKANLHYYFATKEALYRQVVENIFMIWLDAANSFDDCEDPAEALTHYITTKMDISRQHPMGSKVWANEILHRAPVIQDYLETTLRDWTATRIAIIERWVREGRMDPVDPRTLLYMIWSTTQHYADFIHQIETLNDGQPLSDAQFAVARDNVVRIILAGVGIRPKVTAGAEA
- a CDS encoding TetR family transcriptional regulator C-terminal domain-containing protein, which gives rise to MSRARSTPGTSPIKRAAGLRSVASGRPASGETDGKPTRIQERNRARILEAGLSEFSRFGFGGATIEKIAAGAGMSKSNLLYYYPTKTAIYEAVLEHILDTWLAPLRMLDVTGDPATELADYIRQKLKISAEWPEASRLFASEILQGAPQVKPVLQGSLRQLVSEKAAVIRTWTETGRLKPHVDPVHLIFLIWAATQHYADFETQILALTGQTLKDETFRGQAEAALVATILGGVLA
- the arfB gene encoding alternative ribosome rescue aminoacyl-tRNA hydrolase ArfB, whose amino-acid sequence is MSDREPPGPPVPPVPPGPAAPRPLESAPESRRITIKGRLHIDERDLTEDFVRASGPGGQNVNKVSTAVQLRFQLDNNRTLPHDVKQRAGELAGSRLTQAGEILIQADRFRTREQNREDALARLIELLVKAAHRDKPRKATRPTLASKKRRVDTKKQRGSIKKLRSGRPDSD
- a CDS encoding RecX family transcriptional regulator, which translates into the protein MSDPANLVRKKPRVPTEERLTRITLAYLERYATSLANLRRVLTRRVEKAARAHERDVAEFLPLVEIVLKKAARLGLVNDEVYAETKAASLRRKGASSRQITAKLSARGVSRSVIEETLARDDTDAAAAARRYAQRRRLGPWRKGWHEENDADRRDRDRKDLAALCRAGHGLDAARKALHGAEDDLG